In one window of Branchiostoma lanceolatum isolate klBraLanc5 chromosome 15, klBraLanc5.hap2, whole genome shotgun sequence DNA:
- the LOC136420730 gene encoding tyrosinase-like — MPKMFLVVFCSLLLGTCYGQFPRACTDDLSLSTGRCCPLWPASDGTGSPCGEALGRGTCRQIQLDDSPHSPSYPYVGADDRERWPTVYWNWTCECRGNFYGVDCSECKYGYVGPDCNERKILIRRNIFDLSWWDRTRFLRALDESKTTVSERWVIPVTPYVDVLANGTKPAFANVTTYNVLAWMHYYVSRNVLLPDGGVFENIDFAHEGPGFLPWHRVFLLLWERELARFVEDEDFTIPYWDWRDLDECGDVCTDDFLGATFQGFSGRLSNGSVFSDWQVICTRDDEYDELRTVCDGSPEGPLLRNPGTVPDYSTLPRWQDVQDVLKLDQYEPPPYDRSANFSFRNTLEGFAAPDGTASVRSYLHNAVHRFMNGTLSSVGSSANDPLFIIHHAYVDSIYEVWLRKFRPNVSALTAENAPIGHNRGSFMVPFVPLHKSADFFALAADFGYDYDYLIETELAWWEDLGFLKFYGLLVGGMMMGVLLLVLTVTTSRRYCCPARQIYRPRIRRIVRVPTEYDPTETEESSGETETTPLINKQEPEPRYAVVYL; from the exons ATGCCGAAGATGTTTCTAGTGGTTTTCTGTTCGCTCCTCCTCGGCACATGTTACGGGCAGTTCCCTCGAGCCTGTACGGACGACCTGAGCCTCTCCACCGGCAGGTGTTGCCCCCTGTGGCCGGCGTCAGACGGGACGGGGTCGCCTTGCGGTGAGGCTCTCGGCCGTGGCACCTGCCGTCAGATTCAGCTGGACGACTCTCCCCACAGCCCCAGCTATCCCTACGTGGGGGCGGACGACCGGGAACGATGGCCGACTGTGTACTGGAACTGGACTTGCGAATGTCGAGGCAACTTCTACGGCGTCGACTGCAGTGAGTGTAAGTACGGCTATGTGGGACCCGACTGTAACGAACGAAAGATCTTAATCCGTCGGAACATCTTCGACCTGTCGTGGTGGGACAGAACCCGATTTCTGCGAGCGCTCGACGAGAGCAAAACCACCGTGAGCGAGCGTTGGGTCATCCCCGTGACACCTTACGTTGACGTCCTCGCAAACGGAACCAAACCGGCCTTCGCTAACGTCACGACGTATAACGTGTTAGCCTGGATGCACTACTACGTCTCCAGAAACGTTCTCCTTCCCGACGGAGGCGTGTTTGAAAACATAGACTTCGCACACGAGGGCCCGGGCTTCTTACCTTGGCATCGCGTTTTCTTACTACTGTGGGAACGAGAGCTGGCCAGATTCGTGGAAGACGAGGATTTCACCATTCCCTACTGGGACTGGAGGGACCTGGACGAGTGTG GCGATGTCTGCACGGACGACTTCCTGGGGGCAACATTTCAGGGCTTCAGCGGGAGACTCAGCAACGGGTCGGTGTTCTCCGACTGGCAG GTCATCTGTACGCGGGATGACGAGTATGACGAACTCCGGACAGTTTGTGACGGCAGTCCGGAAGGACCGCTTCTCCGGAATCCCGGAACCGTTCCGGACTACTCCACCCTTCCGAGATGGCAGGACGTCCAGGACGTCTTGAAACTGGACCAGTACGAACCGCCCCCTTACGACAGGTCGGCGAACTTCAGCTTCAGAAACACACTGGAAGGATTCGCTGCACCAGACg GTACTGCAAGCGTCCGGAGTTACCTGCACAACGCTGTCCATCGCTTCATGAACGGGACTCTCAGCTCGGTCGGGTCTTCAGCGAACGATCCCCTGTTCATCATTCACCACGCCTACGTGGACAGTATCTATGAAGTCTGGCTCCGGAAATTCAG ACCGAACGTCAGCGCTCTGACGGCAGAAAACGCACCGATTGGTCATAACAGGGGGTCATTCATGGTGCCGTTCGTACCCCTCCACAAATCCGCAGACTTCTTCGCTCTAGCGGCGGACTTCGGGTATGACTACGACTACCTGATTGAGACCG AATTGGCCTGGTGGGAGGACCTGGGCTTCCTGAAGTTCTACGGGCTGCTGGTAGGGGGCATGATGATGGGTGTGTTGTTGCTGGTCCTTACCGTGACCACCAGCCGGCGGTACTGCTGCCCGGCGCGGCAGATATACCGGCCCAGGATCCGCCGGATCGTTCGGGTCCCTACCGAGTACGACCCGACAGAGACCGAGGAGTCCAGCGGAGAGACCGAAACAACTCCGCTTATCAACAAACAGGAACCGGAGCCAAGATATGCCGTAGTGTATTTGTAG